CGAACGGCATGACGACGAGCACGGCGACGTTCGCGAGGCGGGTGAGCATCATCGGCCGACCCCTCCGACGACCATCGCGCCGATGATGACGAGCGCCACGAGCCCTGCGGCGAACGCGAAGCGCGGCTGCTCTGGGATGCGGTCAAAGGCTTGAGCGATGAAGTTCTCTCCGTGCCCGAGCACCTCGAACATGCGTCGCTCGACGGCGTCGACATGGTGCGTCGACAGATGGCCGGGCTGCTGCGGGAACGGCCCCTCGGGCAGCCGCTCCCTTCGAAGCGACGGCAAGAAGGATGCGAAGAACCGCGTGAATTGCTCGGAGAACGAGCTCCCCGTGTACTGCATGCGAGAGGAGGTGGCGGTGGTTCCACACCCCCACGTGACGCTTCGCCGCGCCGCTCGACCTCGACGCCAGCCGATCACGCCGGCGACGAGCAAGGCGCCGGCGAGCGCGCGGCTCGCCCACGCGAGCGGAGCGAGCAGGGCCGGCAGCGTGCTCGCGCTGGACTCGATGGGAAAGAGCCTCAGCGCGGCGCCTATCGCTGCGATGCCCAGGTCTGGAGCCACGCCGATGGCGACCACGAGCGCGGCGTGGATCACCATGGGCCAGAGCATCGAACCCGGCGCGTCCTCGCCGACGTGGAGCCCTGGCTCCCGAGGCACGCCGAGGAACGTGAGCCCGAAGGCCCTTGTCATCGACAGCGCGCTCACCGCGCCGACGAACGCCAGGGCCGCCGCCGCTGCGATGGTCACCACGCTGCCTTGACTGGAAGGCGCGCGCCCTGCGAGGAGCCCGGCGTAGATCAGGAACTCGCTGACGAAGCCGTTGAGCGGCGGGAGCGCGGAGATGGCCAGGGATCCGATGAGGAAGAGGATGGATGTCCGCGGGAGACGCCTCGCGAGCCCGCCGAGCCGCTCGAGATCGACGGTGTGCGCAGCCCGGTAGATCGCTCCAGCGGCGTAGAACAGAAGGCACTTGAACAGCGCGTGATTCAGGACGTGCAGGAGGCCGCCGCCGAAGCCGCACACGGTCAGCGCAGGGACTCCCCAGGCCCATCCCAGGTATCCCACCCCGAAGCCCATCGCTGCGATGCCGACGTTCTCTGTCGACGAGTACCCGAGCAGGCGCTTCAGATCGCGCTCGGCGGACGTGGAGAGGACGCCGAAGAACGCGGAGAGCGCGCCGAAGCCGAGCACGCTCCATCCCATCCACTCGTCGGGTCGTCCCATGAGCAGCGTGAAGCGGAGAAAGGCAAAGAGACCGGCCTTGTGGATCACGCCGGACATGAGCGCCGAGATGTGCGCCGGCGCCGCGGAGTGGGCTCGGGGAAGCCACGTGTGAAACGGAAAAAACGCGGATTTCAGCGCGAACGACGCCCCGAGGAGCAGGAAGAGCGTCCCCCGCGTCGGATCCTGGCTCGACAGGAATTTGCCGAACACGGCGAAGTCCATGGAGTCGGTCTTGCTGTGGAGCAGCATGAACGCCGCGACAAGGACGAAGAGCCCGACATGGGTTGAGATGAGATAGTTGAAGCCGGCAAAGCGGATCTTCTGGTTTCGGTAGTCCCAGATGACGAGCAGCCACGCTGCGAGGGCGGCGATCTCCCATCCCAGCAAGAACACGAGGGCGTTCTGCACCGAGTAGATCAGCACGAAGGACAGGGCGACCATGTTCAAGAGAGCGAAGTGGGAGCCGCCGTTCCTCCCTCGATCGAAGTAGGGGCGGAGGTATCCGACGGCGTAGATCGTTCCGAGCAGCGTCATCGGGAGGGACCACGCGAGGAAGAACGCTCCGAGCGCGTCGACGCGAAACGCCATGCTGTCGATGGGCGTCGGCCAGGGCCACACGATCTCCAGAGCCTCGCCGCCTCGAAGGAGGGGGGCGACCCTCGCGAGCACGAGCGCTGCGGCGATCGCTTGCGAGGCGATCGCCGCAGCGCTTCGCGCGCCGTTCGAGCGCAGGCCCAGCGAGAGCGCCGCCCCGACGAGCAGCACGGGCACGCTGAGAAGCAGGGATCCCGTCACCTTGCTGTCCTCCCGCGACGTCCGATGGCGCGTCGCGCTGCGCCAGGAGGAGATGAATGCAGGCGAGCCGTTGAAGCAATCATATGGACCTCGGATGAGCGTGGGCGCGAAGAGCGTCGAGGAGGTTCCAGCCGAACGCCGGCTTCGGCAGCACCATGGGTGGCAAGGAGTGGCCGTCCGGCCCCAGCGCGGAGCGAAAGGACTGTGGTGTGCCCGTCACGAGGAGGATGAGGAGCTTCGGTCGCGCGCTCCGCAGCGACGTGATGAACGTCACGATGTCGCCGGGATCGAAGTCGTCGGGAAACAGGACCAGAGCGGTGGTCGCGGGCACCATCCTGTCCGCGTCGTTCAATGTCCTCGTGCCGTTCGACGCAATCCCGGCCTGGCTGAAGTAGGCATGAAGCGCGTCGATCGTCTCGGGATTGTCCGCGACGACGGCGACGTGGAGCGACCTGGCGGAGGGGCGGTTTGCCATGGCTGCCCGGGCGTGTAGCAAGCCGGGGGCCGCCTCGTGAAAGGCGCAAAAACCTCGAGTACGCGCCTGGTGGGACGGGAGAGCTGACGACCCTCTCGGAGGGCAGTGCCACAAAACGACAGATTGACGCAGGAAACGGCGACATCTGCCGTGACTTTCGTCATGGGTAGGTCGCCTTTTGACGCGATGGCGCCTACTTGACGCGATGGCGCCTACTTGACGCTCCGAACGCCAGCCAGCGGAGGAATCGTCATGCCGAGCTCGACGCCGTCGGAGCGCGCCGCTCGCCCGGGGTTGACCGCTTGCTCAGAGCGTCCGATCCGGGGGTCCCTGCTTCGCGCCGCGGTCAGGTCCGCCGCTCGCCGCGCTTGGCCTCGTCCCAGTAGCCGTCGAGCTCCTCCAGCGTGAGCGTGTCGCGCGACGCCTTGACGGGCCAGCCCCCGTGCCGCTCGACGACCCGCCGCTCGACATGCTCGAAGCGCCGGGTGAACTTGTCGATCGTCCGGCGCAGCGCCCCCTCCGCGTCGACGCCGGCGTGGCGCGCCAGGTTTCCGAGCGCGAAGAGCACGTCGCCGAGCTCCTCCTCGATCGCGGCGGGATCGCCGCTATCGAGGGCCCTATCGAGCTCTCCGATCTCCTCGTCCACCTTCGCGCGCGAACCCCGCGCGTCCGGCCAATCGAAGCCCACGCGCGCGACCTTCTCGCCTACCCGCTGCGCCCGGGTCAGCGCCGGCAGGCTGCGGGGAACGCCGCCGAGCACGCCGCGGTCCTTGCCCTGGCTCGCCCGCTCGGCCGCCTTGATGCGCTCCCAGTTCTGGAGCACCTCGTCGGCGTTCTCGGCGCTCTCGTCCGCGAACACGTGCGGGTGGCGCCGCACGAGCTTCTCGCAGATCGCCGCGATCACGTCGTCCGGCCCGAACGCCCCCTCGGCCCGGGCGAGCTCGGCCTGGAAGACGACCTGGAGCAGGAGATCGCCGAGCTCGGCGCACAGCTCCTTGCGGTCGCCGCCGTCGATGGCGTCGATGACCTCGCACGCCTCCTCGAGCACGTAGCGCCGGAGCGTCGCGAAGCTCTGCTCGCGATCCCAGGGACATCCGTCGGGCGCGAGGAGCCGCTGCATCAGCTCGACCATGCGCGGAAACGTACGACCGGCCTGCTCGGGGAGCGGCGGAGCCTCCACGGGCTCGAAGGAACGAGGCATGCCGTGCTACTAGCGCAAACCACCCCCGCTCCGGAAGCATGAGCATGAGGAAGAGGAGATGATGCAGGGCGCGCTATCGCAGAGCGTCATCCTGGCTTCCAAGGCCGTAGCATGAGAAAAATACGGAGGGCATCGAGGCTCCGCCGACGAGGATGACCATGAGGAGCGCAGGCTATGTGGTGCTGTTCGCGATCGCCGGCTGCTCGCAGGGGGTGTGTCGGAGCATCGGGAGCGCGCCAGGCGCGGCGCCGAGCCCGGGAGCAGCTGCCGAGGACCCCGTGACGGCGGCCCTGGACAACAGCGGCGAGCAGCAGGCCCTGGACGAGGAGATCGCCCCGCTGCGCAAGGGCGGGCGCAACCTCGTCGCGGAGCCGCCGGACGACGCGGAGCAGGCGACGTACGCCGCATGGATCGCGGCGGCAGGGCTCGCCGCGCAGAACAGGCGGCCGCCTCCGGCTGCACCACCGGGGTTCGCGCTGCGGGCCGTCCCCGGGCGCGACCTGTGGGTGCTCTCCGAGGACGGCACGCGCCGCCGCGGGGCAGCCGCCGTCGTGCTGCGCGTAGGAGCGGCCATGCCGCTGCTCGTCGAGGCGCCGCACACGTTCTTCGATCAGGGGACGCTGCCCGTCGCGCTGGCCATCTTCGAGGCGCAACGGGCGCGCGCGCTGATCGTGAATACGTCGCACCGGTACGGCGGGCGACCCAACCCACGCGGCGCCAGCGTGGACGATGAGGGCGCAGGCGGCGGACGCGCAGACCTGGGTACCGCTGTCGGGGGCGGGCGCAGCCCGGGTCACACCGCGGAGGATGACGAGAGCTTGGAAGGCGCAGGTGGCAAGGACGGCGGTGACGGCAAACCCACGCAGGACGGCTCCCAGGGCATTGGCGGCAGCGCTCGTGGAGAGGACCGTGCTTCCCGAGAGCGGCTGATTGCGTCGCTCGCCTTCGCAGACGTCGCCCACGCCGAGCGCTCGTTCTTCCTTTCGGTGCACAGGGCGCTGCTCCAGACCTTCCCCGGCACGCCCACGGTGCAGCTGCACGGCTTTCAAGACCGCTCGGCTCCGAACGCCGCCGTCATCGCCAGCGCGGTGGGGCATGGCGCCGCGCTGGAGCGGCTGCTCACGCCTCTACGGCCGATCATCAACGAGGGAAAGGTCCTCGCCTACCCCACGGAGATCGACAGGCTGGGCGGTGCCACGAACGTGCAAGCACGCTGGTCGCGCCAGATGGGCGCGCCCTTCTACCATGTTGAGCTGTCCCGAACGCTGCGCGACAAGCTGGTCGTGGACACAGATCTCCGGCGCCGCTTCGCGGCGGCCTTCGCGG
The DNA window shown above is from Sorangium aterium and carries:
- a CDS encoding proton-conducting transporter transmembrane domain-containing protein, producing the protein MTGSLLLSVPVLLVGAALSLGLRSNGARSAAAIASQAIAAALVLARVAPLLRGGEALEIVWPWPTPIDSMAFRVDALGAFFLAWSLPMTLLGTIYAVGYLRPYFDRGRNGGSHFALLNMVALSFVLIYSVQNALVFLLGWEIAALAAWLLVIWDYRNQKIRFAGFNYLISTHVGLFVLVAAFMLLHSKTDSMDFAVFGKFLSSQDPTRGTLFLLLGASFALKSAFFPFHTWLPRAHSAAPAHISALMSGVIHKAGLFAFLRFTLLMGRPDEWMGWSVLGFGALSAFFGVLSTSAERDLKRLLGYSSTENVGIAAMGFGVGYLGWAWGVPALTVCGFGGGLLHVLNHALFKCLLFYAAGAIYRAAHTVDLERLGGLARRLPRTSILFLIGSLAISALPPLNGFVSEFLIYAGLLAGRAPSSQGSVVTIAAAAALAFVGAVSALSMTRAFGLTFLGVPREPGLHVGEDAPGSMLWPMVIHAALVVAIGVAPDLGIAAIGAALRLFPIESSASTLPALLAPLAWASRALAGALLVAGVIGWRRGRAARRSVTWGCGTTATSSRMQYTGSSFSEQFTRFFASFLPSLRRERLPEGPFPQQPGHLSTHHVDAVERRMFEVLGHGENFIAQAFDRIPEQPRFAFAAGLVALVIIGAMVVGGVGR
- the mazG gene encoding nucleoside triphosphate pyrophosphohydrolase — translated: MPRSFEPVEAPPLPEQAGRTFPRMVELMQRLLAPDGCPWDREQSFATLRRYVLEEACEVIDAIDGGDRKELCAELGDLLLQVVFQAELARAEGAFGPDDVIAAICEKLVRRHPHVFADESAENADEVLQNWERIKAAERASQGKDRGVLGGVPRSLPALTRAQRVGEKVARVGFDWPDARGSRAKVDEEIGELDRALDSGDPAAIEEELGDVLFALGNLARHAGVDAEGALRRTIDKFTRRFEHVERRVVERHGGWPVKASRDTLTLEELDGYWDEAKRGERRT